The following coding sequences lie in one Prosthecobacter vanneervenii genomic window:
- a CDS encoding AraC family transcriptional regulator, producing MPQAHRTTPARIPQVAVLVDTSRSYGRDIVRGVRRYVAEHGPWSIYLEPRDLRSRFPDWLKDWPGDGILSRTVDAALLRQLKATKLPVIELRTTVLPHSFPFVGMDNSIVGTRVAEHLRNRGFQRFACYQDTSEAFFEERCTFFVKTLRAHGFDCSVFKSSRRLRWDEHQHALSEWLVSLEKPVGVFAVNDQLGFWLLDAARRAGISVPEEVAVVGAENDNMLCDTASPPLSSVRLRGQAVGYEAARLLDAWMKKQRIPRPAEQHLLAPGDIVVRQSSDIVAVEDPRIAAALRFIRQHATEQIDVARVARETALSRSVLERRMKTFIGRSPGEEINRIRFAAVEKLLVETDLTLDAIAARCGFTHPQYMAEAFRKRAGMTPGEFRKRRAL from the coding sequence ATGCCGCAGGCCCACCGCACCACCCCCGCACGCATCCCGCAGGTAGCCGTTCTTGTCGACACCTCCCGCTCCTACGGGCGCGATATCGTACGCGGCGTCCGCCGTTACGTGGCGGAGCACGGGCCGTGGTCGATCTATCTGGAGCCGCGCGATCTCCGCAGCCGCTTCCCAGACTGGCTCAAAGACTGGCCTGGGGACGGCATCCTCTCCCGCACCGTGGATGCTGCGCTGCTACGCCAGCTCAAGGCTACCAAACTACCGGTCATCGAGCTTCGCACCACCGTGCTGCCGCACAGCTTTCCCTTTGTCGGCATGGACAACAGCATCGTGGGCACCCGTGTGGCCGAGCATCTGCGGAATCGCGGCTTTCAGCGCTTCGCCTGCTACCAGGACACCTCGGAGGCCTTCTTTGAAGAGCGCTGCACCTTCTTTGTCAAAACCCTGCGCGCCCACGGCTTTGACTGCTCCGTGTTCAAATCCAGCCGCCGCCTGCGCTGGGACGAGCACCAGCACGCGCTCTCCGAGTGGCTTGTCTCGCTGGAAAAACCGGTGGGCGTCTTTGCCGTGAATGACCAGCTCGGCTTCTGGCTGCTCGATGCCGCCCGCCGTGCCGGCATCTCCGTGCCGGAGGAGGTGGCCGTGGTGGGCGCGGAAAATGACAACATGCTCTGCGACACCGCCTCCCCGCCGCTCTCCAGCGTGCGCCTGCGCGGCCAGGCCGTGGGGTATGAGGCCGCACGCCTGCTGGATGCGTGGATGAAAAAGCAGCGCATCCCCCGGCCCGCCGAGCAGCACTTGCTCGCCCCGGGAGACATCGTCGTGCGTCAGTCCAGCGACATCGTCGCGGTGGAAGATCCGCGCATCGCCGCTGCGCTCCGCTTCATCCGTCAGCACGCCACCGAGCAGATCGACGTGGCCCGCGTGGCGCGCGAGACCGCGCTCTCCCGCAGCGTGCTGGAGCGCCGCATGAAGACCTTCATCGGCCGCAGCCCCGGGGAGGAGATCAACCGCATCCGCTTTGCCGCCGTGGAAAAACTGCTGGTGGAGACCGATCTCACGCTCGATGCCATCGCCGCCCGCTGCGGCTTCACCCACCCGCAGTACATGGCCGAGGCCTTCCGCAAGCGCGCCGGCATGACACCGGGGGAGTTCAGGAAACGCCGCGCACTTTAA
- a CDS encoding YHYH protein, whose protein sequence is MRLSRTHASPTLLLRAGCTALVSVCLAASSQLPPNEVKISTDGEYRRIQANGIPDHAPGQFPNRHNPNVIGPQSYDYKVPLHPKLTEKPVPYRMQPFGIGVNGVVFDPFAAEWWQGDPAWQYEPHGGAIDLGLDSSNAHVQPNGAYHYHGIPNGLIEKLAGDQKKMVLVGWAADGFPIYGPYAYSEAMNAESPVKKMVPSYGVKAGTRPAGSPGGKYDGAFVQDYEYVEGKGDLDASNGRYGVTPEFPQGTYYYVLTDAYPYVPRQFAGTPDASFARRGPPGGGFGPPGRGRRGGPGGMRPPGPPGFGPPPF, encoded by the coding sequence ATGCGACTCTCCCGAACCCATGCCTCCCCTACCCTGCTGCTGAGGGCAGGCTGCACCGCCCTCGTGTCTGTCTGTCTGGCGGCCTCGTCACAGCTGCCACCCAATGAGGTAAAGATCTCCACCGACGGAGAGTACCGGCGCATTCAGGCTAATGGCATCCCAGACCACGCGCCGGGACAGTTTCCGAACCGGCACAACCCGAACGTGATCGGGCCGCAGAGCTATGACTACAAGGTGCCGCTGCACCCGAAGCTGACGGAGAAGCCGGTGCCGTACCGCATGCAGCCCTTTGGCATCGGGGTGAATGGCGTCGTGTTTGACCCCTTTGCCGCGGAGTGGTGGCAGGGCGATCCGGCCTGGCAGTACGAGCCGCATGGCGGAGCCATCGATCTGGGGCTGGACTCCAGCAATGCGCATGTGCAGCCTAATGGAGCGTACCATTACCACGGCATCCCGAACGGACTGATCGAAAAGCTGGCGGGCGATCAGAAGAAAATGGTGCTCGTCGGCTGGGCGGCGGACGGCTTCCCCATCTACGGCCCCTATGCCTACAGCGAGGCGATGAATGCGGAGAGTCCGGTGAAAAAGATGGTGCCCAGCTATGGGGTGAAAGCGGGCACGCGCCCGGCTGGATCTCCCGGCGGCAAGTATGACGGCGCCTTTGTGCAGGACTACGAATACGTGGAGGGCAAAGGCGACCTGGATGCCAGCAACGGACGCTACGGAGTGACGCCTGAGTTTCCCCAAGGCACCTACTACTACGTGCTGACAGATGCCTACCCGTATGTGCCACGCCAGTTTGCCGGCACGCCGGACGCCAGTTTTGCCCGTCGCGGCCCTCCGGGTGGTGGCTTTGGCCCTCCAGGACGTGGCCGTCGCGGCGGACCGGGCGGCATGCGCCCGCCAGGGCCTCCGGGATTTGGCCCGCCGCCGTTTTGA
- a CDS encoding DEAD/DEAH box helicase: MTDHPLLRRLPKSTDCSNDELLAAFLDYVAEKNLELYPAQEEAVLELFDDRNVILNTPTGSGKSLVALALHFRSLARGRRSVYTCPIKALVNEKFLSLCRDFGPENVGMATGDATVNRSAPILCCTAEILANYALRDGANAPFREVIMDEFHYYSDRERGVAWQVPLLTMSNARFLLMSATMGGSDFFKEKLSTLTKAETTVVAAYERPVPLEFSYAQTSVDVTLQELVAANKAPVYLVHFTQNEAAQAAQDLMSLNFCSTAEKAAIKEALVGSKFTSPYGKEVKKYLSHGVGIHHAGLLPKYRVLVEKLAQRGLLKVICGTDTLGVGVNVPIRTVLLTRLSKYGGEKVATLSARDFHQITGRAGRRGYDDVGYVVCQAPEHVIENAKMEAKAAGDVKKLRKMVKKKAPEGFVGWNEDTYKKLQNAAPEPLASRFQVSHGMLLQVLSRKGDACAAMRQLIADSHETTNARKQHEKRAWELFRALVQRKIIGIIPPKQRDAQGTKLQLNVELQEDFSLNYTLSLYLIDTLALIDPASPTYAADVLTLCEAILENPDIILRKQLDQVKTEAMTTMKNEGVPYEERIARLEELEYPKPCRDFIYSTFNAFSEVHPWIGQENIRPKSIAREMFENFRSFSDYINDYELHRAEGVLLRHLSSVHKVLAQTVPENFKNEPVQEMEAWLAGVLRGTDSSLLDEWERMRDPNFKPDEVVEKREEAPDITRNKREFTALIRTEIFRFLRPLSLENYAAAAATVTGGVNADALAAMMDPYYAEHERIRLDNEARNGRHTYVEPSEDQKTWRVCQVLIDPEELNDWQAEFSVDLAQAREDGKPTLVLKSVGRVGSSS; this comes from the coding sequence ATGACCGACCACCCGCTGCTGCGCCGACTGCCGAAATCCACCGACTGCTCCAATGACGAACTGCTGGCGGCGTTTCTGGACTACGTGGCGGAGAAGAATCTGGAGCTGTACCCCGCGCAGGAAGAGGCGGTGCTGGAGCTGTTTGATGATCGCAATGTGATCCTGAACACGCCCACGGGATCGGGCAAATCGCTGGTGGCGCTGGCGCTGCATTTCCGCTCTCTGGCGCGGGGGCGGCGGTCAGTGTACACCTGCCCGATCAAGGCGCTGGTGAATGAAAAGTTTCTCTCCCTGTGCCGCGACTTTGGCCCTGAGAATGTGGGCATGGCCACTGGCGATGCCACGGTGAACCGCAGCGCGCCCATCCTCTGCTGCACGGCGGAGATTCTGGCGAACTACGCCCTGCGCGACGGAGCTAATGCGCCCTTCCGCGAGGTGATCATGGATGAATTCCACTACTACTCGGACCGCGAGCGTGGCGTGGCCTGGCAGGTGCCTTTGCTGACGATGAGCAACGCGCGCTTTCTGCTGATGTCCGCCACAATGGGCGGCTCTGATTTTTTCAAAGAGAAGCTCAGCACGTTGACGAAGGCCGAGACGACCGTGGTGGCAGCTTATGAACGGCCGGTGCCGCTGGAGTTTAGCTACGCGCAGACATCCGTAGATGTGACGCTGCAGGAGCTGGTGGCGGCAAACAAGGCACCGGTGTACCTGGTGCACTTCACGCAGAACGAGGCCGCGCAGGCGGCGCAGGATCTGATGAGCCTGAACTTTTGCAGCACGGCGGAGAAGGCCGCGATCAAGGAGGCGCTGGTGGGGTCCAAGTTCACGAGCCCTTACGGCAAGGAGGTGAAGAAGTACCTGAGCCACGGCGTGGGCATCCACCACGCGGGGCTACTGCCAAAGTATCGCGTGCTGGTGGAGAAGCTGGCGCAGCGCGGGCTGCTGAAGGTCATCTGCGGCACGGACACGCTGGGCGTGGGTGTGAACGTGCCCATCCGCACCGTGCTGCTGACGCGGCTGAGCAAGTACGGCGGCGAGAAGGTGGCCACGCTGAGTGCGCGGGATTTTCACCAGATCACCGGACGTGCAGGACGGCGCGGCTATGACGATGTGGGCTACGTCGTGTGCCAGGCGCCTGAGCATGTGATCGAGAATGCGAAGATGGAGGCCAAGGCCGCAGGCGATGTGAAGAAGCTGCGCAAGATGGTGAAGAAAAAAGCGCCGGAGGGCTTTGTGGGCTGGAACGAGGACACCTACAAAAAGCTGCAAAACGCTGCGCCGGAGCCGCTGGCCTCACGCTTTCAGGTTTCCCATGGCATGCTGCTGCAGGTGCTGAGCCGCAAGGGGGATGCCTGCGCAGCCATGCGGCAGCTCATTGCGGACTCGCATGAAACGACGAATGCGAGGAAGCAGCACGAGAAGCGCGCGTGGGAGCTTTTCCGCGCGCTGGTGCAGCGCAAGATCATCGGGATCATTCCGCCGAAGCAACGCGATGCACAGGGCACCAAGCTGCAGCTGAATGTGGAGCTGCAGGAGGATTTCTCGCTCAACTACACGCTCTCCCTGTATCTCATCGACACGCTGGCGCTGATTGATCCCGCCTCGCCCACTTACGCGGCGGATGTGCTGACGCTGTGCGAGGCCATTTTGGAAAACCCTGACATCATCCTGCGCAAGCAGCTCGATCAGGTGAAGACCGAGGCCATGACGACGATGAAGAATGAAGGCGTGCCGTATGAGGAGCGCATCGCGCGGCTGGAGGAGCTGGAGTATCCGAAGCCCTGCCGCGACTTCATCTACAGCACCTTCAACGCGTTCAGCGAGGTGCACCCGTGGATCGGCCAGGAGAACATCCGGCCCAAGAGCATCGCGCGGGAGATGTTTGAGAACTTCCGCAGCTTCAGCGACTACATCAACGACTACGAGCTGCACCGCGCCGAGGGCGTGCTGCTGCGCCACCTTTCCAGCGTGCACAAGGTGCTGGCGCAGACGGTGCCGGAGAATTTTAAAAACGAGCCCGTGCAGGAGATGGAGGCCTGGCTGGCCGGCGTGCTGCGCGGCACCGACTCCAGCCTGCTGGATGAATGGGAGCGCATGCGCGACCCGAACTTCAAGCCGGACGAGGTGGTGGAAAAACGTGAGGAGGCACCGGACATCACGCGCAACAAACGAGAGTTCACCGCGCTCATCCGCACGGAGATCTTCCGCTTCCTGCGTCCTCTTTCTCTGGAGAACTACGCCGCCGCCGCAGCCACCGTGACAGGTGGCGTGAACGCCGATGCTCTGGCTGCGATGATGGACCCGTACTACGCCGAGCACGAGCGCATCCGCCTGGACAACGAAGCCCGCAACGGAAGGCACACCTACGTGGAACCGAGCGAGGACCAGAAAACCTGGCGCGTGTGCCAGGTGCTGATCGATCCCGAGGAGCTGAACGACTGGCAGGCGGAGTTCAGCGTGGATCTCGCTCAAGCACGCGAAGATGGAAAGCCGACGCTGGTGCTGAAAAGCGTGGGAAGGGTGGGTAGCTCATCATAG
- a CDS encoding molybdopterin oxidoreductase family protein: MMKLPAMTLREWDGPLTADLVREPARFGLGQVPAHLLPDAATKAVCGFCSTGCGLKVHLKDGTAVNLTPDPDYPVNIGTACPKGWEALSVLDAPDRARMPLLHGREVDWDTALRYFCDQMRTVLDKHGPEAAAFISTGQIMFEEMAYLGALAKFGMGMIHGDGNTRQCMATAVTAYKESFGFDAPPFTYADFEESDVLVFIGANPCIAHPIMWQRVLRNKRNPQIIVVDPRATETAMAATQHYAIKPKSDLALLYGIAHLIIRDGGVDTSFVEQHTTGFDEFQKFLADFHPARVSQETGISVHRLVHFSQTIIHGTPRVSFWWTMGVNQGHQATRTAQAIINLALMTGNIGKPGTGANSITGQCNAMGSRLFSNTTNLLGGHDFRNPRHREKVATATGIPVERIPDCPSLAYDQILKAADEGTVKALWFVATNPSHSWIDQNEINRILDKLDFIVVQDMYCSTETAKRAHLVLPAAGWGEKDGCFINSERRIGYSPKVRRAPGQALADFHIFRLIAHYWGCEDLFRAWSTPESVFRVLQRCTEGQPCDISGISGHEMVHKSGGVQWPLSKDDAAKFKATTWKERRLFEDGKFYTPDKRARFVFEAPQPIPEQRSTEYPLVLITGRGTSAQWHTETRTRKSAVLAKMMPQELMLDLHPQDADALGIRDGMQVRVISKRAELTAKARLTTCVRPGEVFLPMHDPRVNQLTHASFDPHSRQPSYKHSAVRVEK, translated from the coding sequence ATGATGAAACTGCCCGCCATGACCTTGCGCGAGTGGGATGGCCCGCTCACCGCCGATCTTGTGCGCGAGCCCGCGCGCTTCGGGCTCGGTCAGGTGCCCGCGCATCTGCTGCCAGACGCCGCTACAAAAGCCGTCTGCGGTTTCTGCTCCACCGGCTGCGGATTGAAGGTGCATCTCAAAGACGGCACTGCGGTCAATCTCACCCCGGACCCCGACTATCCTGTCAACATCGGCACCGCCTGCCCCAAAGGCTGGGAGGCGCTCAGCGTGCTCGATGCGCCCGACCGCGCCCGCATGCCACTGTTGCATGGGAGAGAGGTGGACTGGGACACCGCACTCCGTTATTTCTGCGATCAGATGCGCACCGTGCTGGACAAGCACGGCCCCGAAGCCGCCGCCTTCATCAGCACCGGGCAGATCATGTTTGAGGAGATGGCCTACCTTGGCGCGCTGGCCAAGTTTGGCATGGGCATGATCCATGGCGATGGCAACACTCGCCAGTGCATGGCCACTGCCGTCACCGCCTACAAGGAGAGCTTCGGCTTTGATGCGCCGCCATTCACCTACGCGGACTTTGAGGAGAGCGACGTGCTCGTCTTCATCGGGGCCAATCCCTGCATCGCCCATCCCATCATGTGGCAGCGTGTGCTGCGCAACAAGCGCAACCCGCAGATCATCGTCGTCGATCCCCGTGCCACGGAGACGGCCATGGCCGCCACGCAGCATTATGCCATCAAACCTAAAAGCGACCTCGCCCTCCTTTACGGCATCGCCCATCTCATCATTCGCGACGGTGGAGTGGACACCTCCTTTGTCGAGCAGCACACCACAGGCTTTGATGAGTTTCAAAAATTCCTCGCCGACTTTCATCCCGCACGCGTCTCGCAGGAGACGGGCATTAGCGTGCATCGCCTTGTGCATTTCTCGCAGACCATCATCCACGGCACGCCGCGCGTCTCCTTCTGGTGGACGATGGGGGTGAACCAGGGGCATCAGGCCACACGCACCGCCCAGGCCATCATCAATCTGGCATTGATGACCGGAAACATCGGCAAGCCCGGCACCGGGGCCAACTCCATCACCGGGCAGTGCAATGCCATGGGATCGCGCCTCTTCTCCAACACCACAAATCTGCTGGGAGGTCACGACTTCCGCAATCCGCGCCATCGTGAAAAAGTCGCCACTGCCACAGGCATTCCCGTGGAGCGCATACCCGACTGCCCCAGCCTGGCGTATGACCAGATCCTCAAGGCCGCCGATGAAGGCACGGTGAAAGCCCTGTGGTTTGTGGCCACCAATCCGAGCCACTCGTGGATCGACCAGAACGAGATCAACCGCATCCTCGACAAGCTCGACTTCATCGTCGTGCAGGACATGTACTGCAGCACCGAGACGGCGAAGCGCGCCCACCTCGTGCTGCCCGCAGCAGGCTGGGGGGAAAAGGACGGCTGCTTTATCAACAGCGAGCGCCGCATCGGCTACAGCCCCAAGGTGCGTCGCGCTCCCGGTCAGGCGCTCGCAGACTTCCACATCTTCCGCCTCATCGCCCACTATTGGGGCTGCGAAGATCTCTTCCGCGCCTGGAGCACCCCGGAGTCTGTCTTTCGCGTGCTGCAGCGCTGCACCGAGGGCCAGCCCTGCGACATCTCTGGTATCTCCGGCCATGAGATGGTGCATAAATCCGGTGGTGTGCAGTGGCCGCTCAGCAAGGATGACGCCGCCAAGTTCAAGGCCACCACCTGGAAGGAGCGCCGCTTGTTTGAGGATGGGAAGTTTTACACGCCCGACAAACGCGCCAGGTTCGTCTTCGAGGCTCCGCAGCCCATCCCCGAGCAGCGCAGCACGGAGTATCCGCTCGTGCTCATCACCGGCCGTGGCACCAGCGCGCAGTGGCACACTGAGACGCGCACACGGAAGTCCGCCGTGCTGGCCAAGATGATGCCGCAGGAGCTTATGCTGGATCTCCATCCTCAGGATGCCGATGCGCTCGGCATTCGCGATGGCATGCAGGTGCGTGTCATTTCCAAGCGCGCCGAACTCACCGCCAAAGCCCGCCTCACCACCTGCGTGCGGCCGGGAGAGGTGTTCCTGCCCATGCACGATCCGCGCGTGAACCAGCTCACGCATGCGTCGTTTGATCCGCATAGTCGCCAGCCCAGCTACAAGCACTCGGCGGTGCGGGTGGAAAAGTAG
- a CDS encoding DmsC/YnfH family molybdoenzyme membrane anchor subunit has protein sequence MERSISAGGSGVSIIDAALREQQTLRTPVALFSEEYDSRSVRERFTHLIPLSKPQSGEQYAFEVNLDACTGCKACVAACHSLNGLDEGESWRDMGLLVGTRKQPYLQTVTTACHHCADPACAEGCPVLAYDKDSTTGIVRHLDDQCIGCSYCILKCPYDVPKFNLKRGIVRKCDMCQGRLAEGEAPACVQSCPNEAIKIKVVKLDAVPDHGRMIAGAFDSSYTRPTTTYVSTQPVPSAAQAADAGRLDLDHGHHDPLAWMLVLTQMSAGAFTFCAAAMWLHWLTLQQAAVTSAFALVAGLAGVGLSTLHLGQPLKAWRAFLGWRRSWLSREIMAFGALPAGGMTIAATWWLGNIEWMRLAVTGTAFAALLAVWCSVMVYVDTRRPFWSLKNVSVKFIGTTLLLGAGLCAAVWHWAGISAATWAMALVLLFRWTLSLWEISSYRRALANESCLWHKSARIMQRHLSRRIEARGLLLIATGLLIPVTIAGGAAAHWMFTLSLLLTFGSQLIERLYFFTAAAGSKMPGN, from the coding sequence ATGGAGCGCTCAATCTCAGCCGGAGGCTCCGGCGTCAGCATCATTGACGCCGCGCTCCGCGAGCAGCAGACGCTCCGCACCCCCGTCGCTCTCTTCTCCGAAGAATACGACTCCCGCTCCGTACGGGAGCGCTTCACGCACCTGATCCCGCTGAGCAAGCCGCAGTCGGGAGAGCAGTATGCCTTTGAGGTGAATCTCGACGCCTGCACCGGCTGCAAGGCCTGCGTGGCCGCCTGTCATTCCCTCAATGGACTGGATGAAGGCGAAAGCTGGCGGGACATGGGCCTGCTCGTGGGGACGCGAAAGCAGCCTTATCTGCAGACCGTCACCACCGCCTGCCATCACTGCGCCGACCCCGCCTGCGCAGAGGGCTGCCCCGTGCTGGCCTATGACAAAGACAGCACCACCGGCATCGTTCGTCATCTGGACGACCAATGCATCGGCTGCAGCTACTGCATTTTGAAATGCCCCTATGATGTGCCGAAGTTCAATCTCAAGCGCGGCATCGTGCGCAAATGCGACATGTGCCAGGGCCGCCTCGCTGAAGGAGAGGCCCCCGCATGCGTGCAGTCCTGCCCGAATGAAGCCATCAAGATCAAAGTCGTGAAGCTCGATGCTGTGCCAGATCATGGTAGAATGATCGCGGGCGCGTTTGATTCCAGCTACACACGCCCCACCACCACCTATGTCTCCACGCAGCCGGTGCCGTCCGCCGCACAGGCAGCCGACGCCGGGCGGCTGGACCTGGATCACGGTCATCACGATCCCCTCGCATGGATGCTCGTGCTCACGCAGATGAGCGCCGGAGCCTTCACCTTCTGCGCCGCGGCCATGTGGCTGCACTGGCTCACACTCCAGCAGGCTGCCGTCACCAGCGCCTTCGCACTCGTGGCGGGACTGGCTGGCGTGGGCCTCAGCACGCTGCATCTCGGCCAGCCGCTGAAAGCCTGGCGCGCTTTCCTTGGCTGGCGCAGGTCATGGCTCTCGCGAGAGATTATGGCTTTTGGTGCGCTGCCCGCAGGCGGCATGACCATTGCTGCCACCTGGTGGCTCGGAAACATCGAGTGGATGCGCCTCGCCGTCACCGGTACTGCTTTCGCCGCTTTGCTGGCCGTGTGGTGCTCCGTGATGGTCTATGTGGACACACGCAGGCCGTTCTGGTCACTGAAAAATGTGAGCGTCAAATTCATCGGCACCACGCTGCTGCTGGGTGCTGGATTGTGCGCTGCTGTGTGGCATTGGGCCGGCATCAGTGCCGCCACTTGGGCCATGGCGCTGGTCCTGCTCTTCCGCTGGACTCTGTCCCTGTGGGAGATCTCCTCCTACCGTCGTGCGCTGGCGAATGAATCCTGCCTCTGGCACAAATCCGCGCGCATCATGCAGCGGCATCTTTCCCGGCGCATTGAGGCACGCGGCCTGCTGCTCATCGCCACAGGCCTGCTCATACCGGTGACCATCGCCGGTGGTGCCGCAGCCCACTGGATGTTCACCCTCTCTCTGCTGCTCACCTTTGGCAGCCAGCTCATCGAGAGGCTTTATTTCTTCACCGCCGCCGCAGGCTCTAAAATGCCAGGAAACTGA
- a CDS encoding NirA family protein yields MSIEPPALAPSTSADFTGEQKRYLEGFFAGIAAGGVSFGDLSAAPVAAAPAGPSLDDLTKEERIKRELHPFDAIEQLVMDARWNAKPEPESVFRYKWNGLFWLNPVKDGYMCRLRIPGGIVKSYQLRELAAIARELTTGYIQITTRNNFQIRLIEPKNCPEVLRRIQGCGLHSKGAGADNIRNITMNPCAGYDPHELIDVRPLVNELATLIIASKEFYDLPRKFNIAYDGGGLISAVEDTNDIGASAVRITENSEGIEPGVYFRIALGGVTGHQTFASDWGVIVKPEQLNDVMVALLRVFIQFGDRTNRKKARFKYVVEDKGLDGVLVETEKFLKFKLTRLAPDAACQAKREFSQQGHSHVGTYPQKQEGLVYVGASVPVGQLTARQLDRIADLADSYGSGEVRLTVWQNFIIPNVKATYAATVAKSLKKLGFPTEQSNLKSGFVACTGNKYCKFAASDTKGHAIAMMEYLDKRVKLDRPVNIHFTGCAHSCAQHFMGDIGLLGTKVKSESGEGYHITVGGGFGENRKIGRQIFSGVAFESLGTTLEAMLKGYLAQRSEGESFHAFCNRHTVGQLQEVFNC; encoded by the coding sequence ATGTCTATTGAACCACCCGCCCTCGCGCCCTCCACCTCCGCCGATTTCACCGGCGAGCAAAAGCGCTACCTCGAAGGCTTCTTTGCCGGCATCGCCGCCGGCGGGGTCTCCTTCGGAGATCTTTCCGCCGCACCTGTGGCCGCCGCGCCTGCAGGCCCCTCTCTTGATGACCTCACCAAGGAGGAGCGCATCAAGCGCGAACTCCACCCCTTTGACGCCATCGAGCAGCTCGTCATGGACGCGCGCTGGAATGCCAAGCCCGAGCCCGAATCCGTCTTCCGCTACAAGTGGAACGGCCTCTTCTGGCTCAATCCGGTGAAGGACGGCTATATGTGCCGTCTGCGCATTCCCGGCGGCATCGTGAAAAGCTACCAGCTCCGCGAGCTGGCCGCCATCGCACGTGAGCTCACCACCGGATACATCCAGATCACCACGCGGAACAATTTTCAAATCCGCCTCATCGAGCCGAAAAACTGCCCCGAGGTGCTCCGCCGCATTCAGGGCTGCGGCCTCCACTCCAAAGGTGCTGGCGCGGACAACATCCGCAACATCACCATGAACCCCTGCGCGGGCTATGATCCGCATGAGCTCATCGACGTGCGCCCGCTCGTCAATGAACTGGCCACGCTCATCATCGCTTCCAAGGAGTTCTACGATCTGCCGCGCAAGTTCAACATCGCCTACGACGGCGGTGGGCTGATCTCCGCCGTGGAAGACACCAACGACATCGGCGCCAGCGCCGTGCGCATCACGGAAAACTCCGAGGGCATCGAGCCCGGCGTGTACTTCCGCATCGCCCTCGGCGGCGTCACCGGTCATCAGACCTTTGCCAGCGACTGGGGCGTGATCGTCAAGCCCGAGCAGCTCAATGATGTCATGGTGGCCCTGCTGCGCGTCTTCATCCAGTTCGGTGACCGCACCAACCGCAAAAAGGCACGCTTCAAATACGTCGTGGAGGACAAGGGCCTCGATGGCGTGCTGGTGGAGACGGAGAAGTTCCTGAAGTTCAAGCTCACCCGCCTTGCCCCGGACGCCGCCTGCCAGGCAAAGCGCGAGTTCTCCCAGCAGGGGCACTCCCACGTGGGCACCTACCCGCAGAAGCAGGAGGGGCTCGTTTACGTCGGCGCCAGCGTGCCGGTGGGGCAGCTCACGGCACGGCAGCTCGATCGCATCGCCGATCTCGCAGACAGCTACGGCTCCGGCGAAGTGCGCCTCACCGTCTGGCAGAATTTCATCATTCCGAACGTCAAGGCCACCTACGCCGCCACGGTGGCGAAGTCGCTCAAGAAGCTCGGCTTCCCCACGGAGCAGTCCAATCTCAAAAGCGGCTTCGTGGCCTGCACCGGAAACAAGTACTGCAAGTTTGCCGCCAGCGACACCAAGGGCCACGCCATCGCCATGATGGAGTACCTGGACAAGCGTGTGAAGCTCGACCGCCCGGTGAACATTCACTTCACCGGCTGCGCCCACTCCTGCGCCCAGCACTTCATGGGTGATATCGGCCTGCTCGGCACCAAGGTGAAATCCGAGAGCGGAGAAGGCTACCATATCACAGTAGGCGGTGGTTTCGGCGAAAACCGCAAGATCGGCCGTCAGATCTTCAGCGGCGTGGCCTTTGAATCCCTGGGCACCACGCTGGAGGCCATGCTCAAAGGCTATCTGGCGCAGCGCAGCGAAGGGGAGTCCTTCCACGCCTTCTGCAACCGGCACACGGTGGGCCAGCTTCAGGAGGTGTTTAACTGCTAA